From one Musa acuminata AAA Group cultivar baxijiao chromosome BXJ2-6, Cavendish_Baxijiao_AAA, whole genome shotgun sequence genomic stretch:
- the LOC135613775 gene encoding uncharacterized protein LOC135613775: MVSSSLRSLSEMDHSILPTSAPTPPSVSNVATAVSQPSSPSFLLRVSVFLVLAAFSLWANFEASKGFEIAVINAASDTHAARRFHLLFVSNGRAARLVLSSSDFVERVLYPDDSFPRKPVGLVTLYMAALDLNETVLVSRGHRPGEFVVRVSQAVMGETDVQVSVASAVQRGMARVWLWDGRGRAPRSLLDAMVDYLTVSTGLVSPRMRRNDDSAALNAAPCWAEQDRLCVARMNRAMQEEWNESKLEDACGLPSESCARSSYSSFETV; the protein is encoded by the coding sequence ATGGTTTCTTCTTCGCTTCGGTCATTGTCCGAGATGGATCATTCTATCCTTCCCACCTCGGCTCCGACACCTCCCTCCGTCTCCAACGTTGCCACCGCTGTATCCCAGCCCTCGTCTCCCAGCTTCCTCCTGCGGGTCTCCGTCTTCCTTGTCCTCGCTGCCTTCTCGCTGTGGGCAAATTTTGAAGCTTCCAAGGGCTTCGAGATCGCCGTCATCAACGCCGCCTCCGACACACATGCGGCCCGGCGCTTCCATCTCCTGTTCGTCTCCAACGGCCGCGCCGCCAGACTAGTCCTCAGCTCGAGCGATTTCGTTGAGCGCGTCCTCTATCCGGATGATTCGTTCCCTAGGAAGCCAGTGGGGCTGGTAACGCTTTACATGGCCGCCTTAGACCTCAACGAAACCGTCCTGGTCAGCCGTGGCCACCGCCCAGGCGAGTTCGTAGTTCGGGTGAGCCAAGCCGTCATGGGGGAGACCGATGTGCAGGTGTCGGTGGCCTCCGCGGTGCAACGGGGCATGGCCCGCGTGTGGCTCTGGGACGGGCGAGGCCGGGCGCCGAGATCGCTTCTGGATGCCATGGTAGACTACCTCACCGTCTCAACCGGTCTGGTGTCGCCACGGATGAGGCGGAACGACGACAGTGCCGCACTCAACGCTGCTCCGTGCTGGGCGGAGCAGGATCGGTTGTGTGTAGCACGCATGAACCGAGCCATGCAGGAGGAATGGAACGAAAGCAAGCTAGAGGATGCCTGCGGCCTTCCTTCTGAAAGCTGTGCTCGGTCTTCCTACTCCTCATTTGAGACAGTATGA
- the LOC135613851 gene encoding protein MEI2-like 5, with product MLPDDEAALLSGALDCLDLSESPGQVLVALEDCDLFCGGGKMELDSDPKESIAVDSYLGNVNHQYTLASGVGTISVAHPHCEHPSRTLFVRNVDNNVEDSELRSLFEKFGEIRSLYTACKTKGFVMISYYDIRAAQSARRALQNMPLRRRNLDIHYSIPKDNPSNQETNQGILAVFNLRPSLSTEDIAQMFGAYGEIKEIWETPHKRHHKFIEFYDVRAAEAALRSLHDTEIAGMRLKIEPSSHGGTRRYSMQQLSRESEQDENIVPGGLSIANSSPGSWPQLGIPNDIPYCQQDTWRNDDITLESFAKSAANPTGLSGYRDKISSSSSSSPLQGGGSQRSHSFPYLGCAQGEMTSISGNLTSFGPPTPNTSGVRNQSGSRYPCGTSTSYMGNVQSSSWQPGATGGSFMADGHGRAQSSLDSNQHGSFMGSSHHQHGYLIPVTQDTSFVMNMTSSGGSSLSNMKNQGITVSGNVPSQGFGAATFYNAPYSGRANNDQYQLDLDKITKGEDTRTTIMIKNIPNKYTSKMILAEIDATHKGTYDFFYLPIDFKKMCNVGYAFINMLSPAHILTFYQAFSGKKWEKFNSEKIISLAYARIQGRAALVAHFQDSSLMAEAKIWHPIFLDPEGAEAGDQKVLQELLPQAGHKESVWMRREKNTSSGGSFEE from the exons ATGTTACCTGATGATGAAGCAGCGCTTTTGTCCGGCGCACTGGATTGTCTTGACCTTAGTGAGTCGCCTGGACAAGTGCTTGTTGCGTTGGAAGACTGTGATCTTTTCTGCGGTGGAGGGAAAATGGAATTGGATTCTGATCCTAAGGAGAGCATTGCAGTTGATAGCTATTTAGGCAATGTAAACCATCAGTACACTCTTGCCAGTGGTGTTGGGACTATTTCGGTGGCACACCCGCATTGCGAGCATCCTTCGAGAACTTTATTCGTGCGAAACGTCGACAATAATGTCGAAGACTCTGAACTGCGGTCGCTCTTTGAG AAATTTGGAGAAATTCGAAGTCTTTATACTGCATGCAAAACGAAGGGATTTGTGATGATATCTTACTATGATATACGAGCTGCTCAATCTGCCAGGCGTGCATTACAGAACATGCCCTTAAGACGAAGAAATCTCGACATACATTATTCGATTCCGAAG GATAACCCATCGAACCAAGAGACGAACCAAGGAATTCTTGCGGTGTTCAATTTGAGACCTTCACTTTCTACTGAAGACATTGCGCAAATGTTCGGGGCGTACGGTGAAATCAAAGAG ATATGGGAGACTCCTCACAAAAGGCACCACAAATTTATCGAGTTCTATGATGTCAGAGCAGCAGAAGCTGCGCTTCGATCATTGCACGACACTGAGATAGCCGGCATGCGATTAAAGATAGAACCCAGCAGCCATGGTGGAACTCGTAGGTA CTCGATGCAACAGCTGAGTCGTGAGTCTGAACAAGACGAGAACATAGTTCCTGGGGGCCTGTCCATTGCCAATTCGTCTCCAG GTTCATGGCCACAACTCGGTATCCCGAATGACATTCCATATTGTCAGCAAGATACATGGAGAAATGATGACATTACACTAGAAAGTTTTGCCAAGTCCGCTGCGAACCCTACTGGATTATCGGGTTATCGTGACAAGATAagctccagcagcagcagcagtcctTTACAGGGAGGTGGATCTCAACGATCTCATTCCTTCCCATATCTTGGTTGTGCTCAGGGAGAGATGACTTCAATCTCAGGAAATTTAACTTCTTTTGGTCCTCCGACTCCAAACACATCTGGTGTTAGAAATCAAAGTGGCTCACGGTATCCCTGCGGTACTTCGACTTCTTACATGGGTAATGTGCAGTCTTCTTCTTGGCAGCCTGGAGCTACAGGAGGCTCGTTCATGGCGGATGGACACGGACGAGCACAGAGCTCTCTCGACTCAAACCAGCATGGCTCGTTCATGGGGTCATCGCACCATCAGCATGGATATTTAATCCCTGTGACACAAGACACTTCCTTCGTGATGAACATGACTTCTTCCGGTGGGAGTTCACTTTCGAACATGAAGAATCAAGGCATTACTGTATCAGGGAATGTGCCTTCTCAGGGATTTGGAGCTGCGACCTTTTACAATGCTCCTTATTCTGGCCGAGCAAACAACGACCAGTATCAGCTTGACTTGGATAAAATCACCAAGGGGGAAGACACTCGAACAACGATAATGATAAAGAACATTCCGAACAA GTACACCTCCAAGATGATTTTAGCTGAAATAGACGCAACTCACAAAGGCACCTATGACTTTTTCTACCTGCCAATTGATTTTAAG aaaatgtgcAACGTGGGTTATGCATTCATTAACATGCTGTCTCCTGCGCACATATTAACCTTTTACCAG GCATTCAGTGGGAAGAAGTGGGAGAAGTTCAACAGTGAGAAGATTATCTCTCTGGCATATGCACGAATCCAGGGTAGAGCAGCACTTGTTGCCCACTTCCAGGACTCGAGCTTGATGGCTGAAGCTAAGATATGGCACCCTATCTTTTTGGATCCTGAGGGAGCAGAGGCTGGTGATCAG AAGGTTTTGCAGGAACTCCTACCGCAAGCAGGACACAAGGAATCAGTTTGGATGAGAAGAGAGAAGAACACCTCATCTGGAGGTAGCTTTGAAGAGTAG